The Desulfonatronum lacustre DSM 10312 region CAAAATTTGGTTCGTCGATCCGCTACGTTCTTTTCGCTCGAAGCGCTCCAAAAAGCAACGAGCGCATTCTCTGTTTCCATATCCAAACAGTTGACCTTTTGTTCACAAGAAGGAATAAAGGATTTTTTCCGCTGTTCGCGGATTCGCGTCCAAGCCTCGCGGCTTTTCATACGTGATTTTGGCCCCAAATTTCATCCCCCTGTCAAGGAGGTTGTCTCGATGCTGTTTTCTTTTGGTCCCGGTCCCCAAGGCCCATACGACCCGCGGGATCCGTTTCCGCAGTTCAAGGTCGAAGAGATGGACTTTTCCAAATTCCATCGTTTCCTGCGGTTGGGCCTGCTTGGTTTGGCGGTGATCATCCTGTGGTCCGGACTGAACTGGGCCCAGGGCTTTTACACCGACTGGCTCTGGTACAGCTCCCTGGACCACCAAGGTGTGCTTTGGAAGGTCGTGACCACAAAAATCTGGCTGTACCTGGGAGCGGTGCTCGTCTTTCTGGCCCTGGCCGTTCCCAATCTCGTCGCGGTGGTGCGGACAACCGGGCGGATGTTCCCCCGGGGCGGGCACAGGTTGCCGCCGCAGATCTACGATTCCGCCCGAAGCGTCCTGATCTGGCTAGCCGGGGGCGTGGTGGCCCTGGGGGCATTCCTGCTGGCCTCCGGACCGGCAGGAGAGTGGAACGTCGTCCTGCGCTACCTGCACCAGGTGCCTTTCGGCGAGGCCGACCCGATCTTCAACAACGACTATTCCTTTTACATCTTCGCCCTGCCGGCCCTGGAATTCTTCCGTTCCTGGCTGGTGGGCCTGACCGTCCTCGTGGCGATCATCGTCGCGGCCTTCTATTACATGAACAGCATCCTGCGCGGCGAGGCCTTTGCCTTCCGGGGCCCGATCCTCTCGCATCTGGCCGTTCTGGGCGCGTTCCTTTTCGTGCTCATCGCCGCGGGTCATTGGCTCTCCAGGTACGACCTGCTCTATTCGACCATGGGCGCGGTCTATGGGGTGGGCTATACGGACAATTTGTTCAACCTGCCCTCCAGAGCGTTCATGACCGTGGTGGCTCTGATCGCGGCCGGGGCGCTCCTGGCCGCGGCCAAGACCGGGCGCAAGGAATTGGCAGTCTGGTCCGTGGGTGCATGGTTCGGTCTGAACATCGTCCTGGGCAGCTTGGTCCCCGGACTGATCCAACGCCTGGTGGTGGAACCCAGCGAGCTGGCCCGGGAAACCACCTACCTGGCCAACAACATCAGCCATACCCGCCATGCCTTCGGGCTGGAGCGGGTCCATTCCATGACCCACCCGGCCCTGGGCGAGGTGGACCACGCCACTGTGGATGCCAATCAGGGCACGATCCAGAACATCCGGCTTTGGGATGAAGGCCCGTTGCTCCAGAGTTACAACCAGATTCAGTTCTTCCGCCTGTACTACGATTTCCTGGCCGTGCACACGGACCGCTACCGGGTTGGCGACGAGCTGCGCCAGGTCATGTTGGCCACCCGTGAGCTGTCCGCTGAAAAATTGCCCTCCGAGGCCCAGCGATGGGTCAACCGGCACCTCCAGTTCACCCATGGCTACGGTGTGGCCATGACCCCGGTGACCGAGGTCCAGGCCGGCGGGCGTCCGGACTTTTTCATCCGCGATCTGCCGCCCAGGGGAGAGATTCCCCTGGATCGTCCGGAGGTCTACTACGGTCTGAAGAGCCTGGACTACCTGATCGTGAACAGCCGGATGCAGGAGTTCAACTATCCCGGCCAGGAAGGACCGGTCTACACCCACTATCAGGGCGACGGCGGGGTCCAGCTTGGTTCCTTCTTCCGTCGTCTGATGTACGCGTGGCAATTCAAGGACGTGAATATTCTGATCTCCGGAGAGGTGACTTCCGAAAGCCGGATCCAGTACCGGCGCACCGTGCCGGAACGCTTCTCCACCGTGACCCCTTTCCTGCTGCGCGACCGCGAAGCCTACACCGTGGTGGCCGATGGTCGGCTGTTCTGGATCCAGGATGCCTACACCACCACCAGCCGCTATCCCTATTCCACGCCCTGGGAGCGACGGTTCAACTACATCCGTAACAGCGTCAAGGCCGTGGTGGACGCCTATCACGGGACCCTCACCTACTACGTGTTCGACGAGAGCGATCCCCTGATCCGCACCTACCAGGCCATGTTCCCCGAGTTGTTCAAATCCATGACCGAGATGCCGGAGTACCTCCGGGCCCATGTCCGGTATCCCCAGGATCTGTTCACGGTCCAGACCCAGATGCTCCTGCAGTACCACATGGAAGACCCGGTGGTCTTCTACAACAAGGAAGACCAGTGGTCCGTGCCCGTGCAACACTCTTTCGGTCGGACGGAAGCCCTGAAGCCCTACTACATCGTGGCCCGGCTGCCCGGCGAGGAGAAGGAGGAGTTCCTGCTCATCCAGCCCTTCACGCCCATCAACCGGCACAATCTGGTGGGCTGGATGGCGGCGCGCAGCGACGGGGAGAACTACGGCGACCTGACCCTGTTCCGCTTCCCCACGGGTCGGCATGTGGACGGCCCCAGCCAGGTGAAGGCGCGCATCGACAACGACGCGGTCATCTCCGAGCAGTTCACCCTGTGGGGCCAGGTCGGCTCCGAGGTCTTACGGGGCATTCTGCTGGTCATCCCCATCGGGGATTCCATCCTCTACGCCGAACCGGTTTTTCTGATTCCGGATACCATCGATTTCCCGGAACTGCGGCGGATCATTCTGGCAGACTCCCGGCAGGTGGTCATGCATCAGACCCTGGACGCCTCCATCAGCGCCCTGGTGGGCGACCTCCCGTCCGTGGCCCCGGTGGTGGAGACCGTGGAGGAAGAGGACGCGGCGAGGCCGCTGCTTCAGCTTCCGGACTTCAACCAGGGCCTGCGCGATGCCGTGGACAAGCTCCAGGAAGTGGTGGACCAACTGCGTCGGTTGATGCAGTAACCAAAGACGTGACAAAGGTGGAGCGTTTCCCTGAATAGCACATGGTTTCATTCCAAAGGAGGCAATGACATGATGCATCTCACATCGGTATTCCGGCACATCAAGCACTCGTCCGGGATGGAAACAATCCATGCCGCTGCGGAAAAGGTCAAAAAACATTGGGAGGAACTGGCGTTGGATCAAGGATTGGATCCGGCGCAAAACGTCGAACTCCAGGAGAGCGACAAGGAAATCCGCGTCATGATCAGTGAACAGCTCTCCGCTGTTTACTCCGAAGAACCCGGCTCCTGGCGCTAGAAGACAAACAGCCCCCGTGCCCGTCGCAGCAGAGCACAGCAACGGGCACGGGTCATTCTTTTGTCCGATGCAGCATGTTTTTTTCCAGAATAACGCGCCCAGGGTTTTATTAACGGGCATTTTTTCAAAAAATTTACGTAACGACTCAGCCCATCCGATCAAACACCGCCGACCGTCCGGGGTGACCTCGAAGGTGTTTCCACCCGACCATGTCCAGTCCGGGCAGCCCGATCTTCGGTCCAGGGCCAGGACCATGCCCTGCTCCAGAGAGGTCTCGAAACCCGATGAAAACCAGGGGCACCAATGCAGAACAGGCTGAAATGATAGGCGTTGCCGTTCGCTTCGTGCAGCGGAATATGAGCATTGCGTGGATATCCCCGAAGGTGGCAATGAAGGGCGCTCCTTTGCGCGAATTGTTGCACATGTGTGCAACGCGGTTGTGCAAATAATTGCGCAGTGAGTTTTGGTTTAGATTGAAAATTCGGCGGGTCATTTGAAATCATTCGCTTTCTGTCTTTGGCACACCCTTTGTATAAAGTAAAAGCATCCATTCACCACAACCACTCAACGTGAGGAGGCAATGTATGCGACGTTTATTTTCCATTAGTGCGGTACTTCTTGTTTTGGCTCTGATCTCCGTGCCCGTCCTGGCGCAGCACCAGCACGGCGCCGATCAACCCGGCAAGCCAGAGGGGCAGGCGCAACAGCACCAGCGTGGGACCGGACATCCGGTGCTCGGCAATCTTTCCGAGGAGCAGCAAGGAGCAATGGTCGCGCTGTTCGAGGAGCATCGCAAGGCCATGATGCAGCACAACCTTCAGTTGCGCGCCAAGCAGGCCGAACTGGACGTGCTCCTGGCCGCCCCGGAATTCCAGCGGGCCCAGGTTGAAACCGTGACGGCCGAAATCATCACCCTGAAGGGCGAGGCCATGACGCTCAGGAACGATTTGCGACGCAAGGTTTTCGAGGAAACCGGGCACCTGATGCAGGGCGGCATGGGCGGCAGAGGCCACGGCATGTCGGACCGCGGCAAGATGTCGGGCAAGCAAGGCCGGATGGGAAACTGCCCGATGATGTCCGGACACGGAGCACAACCGGCTGAATAACATCTCAAAAACAAAATGCCGCCCGGCCAGTCGGGCGGCATTTTTGTTTCCATCCATTCCTCTCATTCCAGAACATTTCCCATGCACATCCTGCCGGCCATTGACCGCGAAAAGCGCTTCCTTCTGCCTCTGCTGGCCATCTTTCTGCTCGGCATGAGCCTGACCTTTCTCACCTGGCAGAACCTGCGTCAGCAGCATTTGGCCGTGGAGCAGCACATAGTGCTCGCGGCCAAGACCGTCGCCATGGGCATCGAAGGCAATCTGGGCTGGAGGATGCGCGGTGGCCCCAGGATGGGCATGCCCGGAAGCGGGAGGCCGACCCCGGAGCAACTCCTGGACGAATTGCTGACCTCGCCGGATCTGGTATTCGTCGGCGTCGTGGGACCCACTGGCCGGCTGATCCTTTCCTCCGACGAGACCGACGCCTTCCCGCCTGTTCCCCAGGCCGCTCTGGACGTGCTGCGCGAACAGCGCCAATGGCATGAATTCACGAAATACAACGATCAGGAAGTCCTGCTCTACGTCCATCAGATCAGAGCGCCCGTGGCCCGGCACATGCACGAACAGTTTCCGGATCGCGGCCATCCCGTTCGCGGGCATGCCTTTTATCTCGTGCTCGGCCTGGACATGAGCGAACACCTGGGCATGTATCACGACGCCCGGCGGGCCGCCCTCTGGCAGGGCGGCTACGTGCTGGCCACGGTGGTTTTGCTGTGGATCGGCGCGATGAAGCTGTTGCAGCGCCGGGAACAAAGCGCCAAAGTCAAGGAGCTGGAGCAGTTTCAGGCCAAGCTGGTGGACAACCTGCCGGACGGCCTGCTGACCGTGGACGCCGAAGGCGTGATCCGCGGGGCCAATCCCTCGGCCGTGGCCTTGCTGGGGGGAGACGGTCCGTTGCCGGGTCGCCGATGGATTGATCTCGCCCTCAACCAACAGTCAAACCCGCAGTCGAACCGGCTCGACGAACAGCGAACGGAACCAGGAGTCGAGCCGGAACCGGAATCAGGTCCCGCGTCAGGCCCTCCGGGCATGTACTGGCGGAATTTTTCCTTCGCGGATCGCCATCTGGAAATTCTGGCCGTGCCCCTGCGGGCGGATCAGCGGAAGCTGGGTGAACGTCTGGTGCTGGTCCGGGATCGAACCGAGATCAAGAAGCTGGAAGACAGCCTGCAGGAGTCCGAACGTCTGGCGGCCATCGGCAGGCTGGCCGCGGCCGTGGCCCATGAGATCCGGAATCCGCTCAGCGCTCTGCGGGGGTTCGCCCAGTTTTTCGCCGGCAAGCTGGCCGGTCGCGAACCTGAGGAAACCTACGCCCGGACCATGGTTGCCGAGGCCGACCGCCTGAACCGGGTGATCACGGATCTGCTCTTCCTGGCCAAGCCCAAGCCGCCTCAGAAGAGCGAGATACGACTGCCCGAATTGCTGGAGAGCGTCGAGTCCCTGCTGCGCTCCGACCTCCACCGGCACGGGATTGAACTGCGTCCGCGTTTCGTCGAGGAACACGCGGTCTGGGCCGATCCGGATCTACTCAAGCAGTGCCTGCTCAACCTGCTCATGAACGCGATCCAGGCCGTCGCCGGGAGCGAGGATACGACACCAGGCGTGATCGAGGTCGACGCTGAACGGGCAAACGGAGGAATATGGATCGTCGTCCGGGACAACGGCCCGGGCATGGACCCGCAACAACGACAACGCGCCCTGGAGCCGTTCTACACCACGCGCAAAGACGGTTCCGGATTGGGGCTGGCCATTGTGCACAAAATCGTGCGCGACCACGGGGGGCGGCTGGAAATCTCCTCCGCGCCCGGCCAAGGGGCTCGGGTCAGCATGTTTTTTCCGCAAGATGCGGTGCCGGGGCTGGAGTCGGAGCAGGCTCCGGCTGTGGAAACCGCCTAAACCGCCTTATTCGGCGCATTCGTTCAGTCCGCGGCCACGCACACCATGGAAAAATCGTTCCCGGTCAAACACCGCCCACCGTCCGAGGTGACTTCAAAGGTGTTCTCCACCCCGACCATGCCCAGCCCGGGCAGGCCGATCTTCGGCTCCAGGGCCAGAACCATGCCCTGTTCCAGCGGGGTCTCGAAACCCTTGGCCAGGGCCGGCCATTCGTCAATGGCCAGGCCGATGCCGTGGCCCAGAAAGCGGACCTTGTTCCCGCCCAGGGCCATGAAACCCTGGCTCCAGCCCTCCTGTTCGGCCCAGTCCCAGCAATGCTGGAACAACCGGCTGGGAACGGCTCCGGGCCGCAGGTTCTCGGCCAGCCATCCCTGGACCGCGACGCAGAAGTCGTGGGCGCGCCGCGCCTGCTCCGGGATATCCTCGCACGCTCCGGCCCAATAAACCTGGGTCTTGTCCGTCTGGTAGCCTTCCAGGGCGAAACCCACGTCCAAGGTCAACGGTTCCCCGGCATTCCAGACCGTTCCGGCATACCCCATATGGGACACGGCGGGATGCTGACCGCGCAGTCCCACTGGTCCGTCGAACACGCTGGGATAATTGGCGCTGTCCCCGGCGGAGACGTGGCCCAGGAAAATTTCCTCCCCGTGGTTCTGCATCCGCAACAGCCCATGGTGCCCCTGGCTGAAGAACACCTCCCAGATCCGGATCGAAATCTCCCGCTCGGTCATGCCCGGGGCAATCCGCTCCGGCAGCAACTCCCGCAGGCAGCGATCATGGCGAGCGCCCGCCAGGCGCATCTTGGCCAGTTCCCAAGGGGTCTTCACGGCCCTGGTCTGGTGCAGCACGCTATCGGCGGAACGCAGGTCATATCCGCTCAAATGCTTGGCCAATCCCTGCCCCAAGGCCCAGGTCAACCCGGACATCTCCACGCCGACCATCTCGGACAAGGGCGAACCGGCCTCCTTGGCCAGGTCGGAGAGCTCACGAAAGGAACGGTACGTGGCCACGTGCTCTACCCCGGATTCCAATCGAACCCGCTCAATGCCCTTCCGGACCAGCAACATCGGCCGCCCTTCCACCGGCAGCCAGAATACTCCATTGGTCCAGGATCCGGTGAAGTAATAAATATTCATCCGCGAAAACACGAGCACGCCACCCGCATCGGGCAACTGGGTCCGCAACAAGGACCGACACCGCTCCCAACGCCGGGCCAGCTCTTCTTCCGGGATGCGTTCCAAGGCTTCAAAATTCATTTTTACCTCTCGTTAGATCGGCCTTACGCCGGTGAGTAATCCATCCTCCGGCGCATGGGGGTGAACCCCGCGCCCTCGACAATGGCCCGCAGATCCTCCTCGGGGAGCAGAAAACGGACCCCGGCGGCGGCGACGACGTTTTCCTCGATCATGGTCGACCCCATGTCGTCCGCGCCCCAGTGCAGGGCCATCTGGCCCACCAGAGGGCCTTGGGTGACCCAGGAAGCCTGGATGTGCGGGACGTTGTCCAGATAGAGGCGGCTGAGGGCCAGAAACTTCAGGTACTCGACGGAAGAGGCTTCTGGGACGTCGATCTGGGTGTTGCGGGGCTGAAAGGTCCAGGGAATGAACGCGGTGAACCCGCCGGTTTGGTCTTGCAGGTCGCGCAGCTTATCCAAGTGTTCCAGCCGGTCTTCGATCCTTTCCCCGTGTCCGAACATCATGGTCGCCGTGGTCTTCAGGCCTTGACGGTGGGCGCATTCCATGACCTCCAGCCACTTGGCGGCGGAGCATTTATGGGGCGAGATCCGGGTGCGGACGTGGTCCACCAGAATTTCCGCCCCTCCGCCGGGAATGGAATCCAGGCCCGCCGCGGCAAGGCGGGTCACCACCTCGGCCACGCTCAGGCCGGAAGCCTCGGACAAAAATACGATCTCCGGGGGGGAGAAGCCGTGTACGGCCACTTCCGGAAATTCCCGCTTCAGAAACGTGAGCATGATCCGGTAGAAATCCAGACTCAATTCCGGGTTCATTCCGCCCTGAAGCAGGATTTGTCGCCCGCCGAGGGCCATGGTTTCCCGGACCTTCTCGCCCAATTCGTCCAACGCCAGAACATATCCTTCGGCATGGCCCGGCGGTCGGAAGAAGGCGCAAAAACGGCACCCGGACACGCAGATGTTGGTGTAGTTGATGTTTCTGTCCACGATATACGTGACCACGGCCTGGGGATGCATGGCCACCCTTTCGGCATGGGCCAGGGCCCCGATTTCGATGACGTTCAAATCGTTCCAGAGCCCCAGGGCATCCGCCGCGCTGATGCGTTGTTCCGCCATTTCAATTCCCGCCCTTGTGTCGCTGATTCGCAACAACCGTAACTGTTTACTTGCCCAAAATCGTGGGGTAGACCTCTTTCGGTTCAACGCCGCCCAGCGGCTTGTCCCCCTAACTGAGTGCAGAAAAAGTCCTTATCCACAGTCCGTTCAAAAACAGCCAAGTGCAAGGAGCAAAAAAAGTTCAAGGTCGAAGCGTATTTATTCATACGTGAGAGTTTGAACTTTTTGCAGCGACGCAGCAATTGGGAGTTTTTCAACGGACTGTCAAGGAGTCCGAACATGCTCAATCTCGCTGAGCTAGCCGCCCGTCTGGCTCAGGTCAAGACCATCGCCGTGCTCGGGGCCAAGGACGTCCCCGGACGTCCCGTGGACCGCGTCGGCCGGTACCTGATCAACAGCGGTTTCACCATTTTCCCCGTTCACCCGGTTCGCAAAGACGTCTGGGGATTGCCCACCTATGCCCGGCTCCGGGATATTCCCGAACCCATCGATCTCGTGGACGTTTTTCGCGCTCCCCAGTTCTGCGCGGATCATGCCCGGGAATGCCTGGAACTGGCTCCTCTGCCCGGAATATTCTGGATGCA contains the following coding sequences:
- a CDS encoding UPF0182 family membrane protein; this translates as MLFSFGPGPQGPYDPRDPFPQFKVEEMDFSKFHRFLRLGLLGLAVIILWSGLNWAQGFYTDWLWYSSLDHQGVLWKVVTTKIWLYLGAVLVFLALAVPNLVAVVRTTGRMFPRGGHRLPPQIYDSARSVLIWLAGGVVALGAFLLASGPAGEWNVVLRYLHQVPFGEADPIFNNDYSFYIFALPALEFFRSWLVGLTVLVAIIVAAFYYMNSILRGEAFAFRGPILSHLAVLGAFLFVLIAAGHWLSRYDLLYSTMGAVYGVGYTDNLFNLPSRAFMTVVALIAAGALLAAAKTGRKELAVWSVGAWFGLNIVLGSLVPGLIQRLVVEPSELARETTYLANNISHTRHAFGLERVHSMTHPALGEVDHATVDANQGTIQNIRLWDEGPLLQSYNQIQFFRLYYDFLAVHTDRYRVGDELRQVMLATRELSAEKLPSEAQRWVNRHLQFTHGYGVAMTPVTEVQAGGRPDFFIRDLPPRGEIPLDRPEVYYGLKSLDYLIVNSRMQEFNYPGQEGPVYTHYQGDGGVQLGSFFRRLMYAWQFKDVNILISGEVTSESRIQYRRTVPERFSTVTPFLLRDREAYTVVADGRLFWIQDAYTTTSRYPYSTPWERRFNYIRNSVKAVVDAYHGTLTYYVFDESDPLIRTYQAMFPELFKSMTEMPEYLRAHVRYPQDLFTVQTQMLLQYHMEDPVVFYNKEDQWSVPVQHSFGRTEALKPYYIVARLPGEEKEEFLLIQPFTPINRHNLVGWMAARSDGENYGDLTLFRFPTGRHVDGPSQVKARIDNDAVISEQFTLWGQVGSEVLRGILLVIPIGDSILYAEPVFLIPDTIDFPELRRIILADSRQVVMHQTLDASISALVGDLPSVAPVVETVEEEDAARPLLQLPDFNQGLRDAVDKLQEVVDQLRRLMQ
- a CDS encoding Spy/CpxP family protein refolding chaperone — its product is MRRLFSISAVLLVLALISVPVLAQHQHGADQPGKPEGQAQQHQRGTGHPVLGNLSEEQQGAMVALFEEHRKAMMQHNLQLRAKQAELDVLLAAPEFQRAQVETVTAEIITLKGEAMTLRNDLRRKVFEETGHLMQGGMGGRGHGMSDRGKMSGKQGRMGNCPMMSGHGAQPAE
- a CDS encoding two-component system sensor histidine kinase NtrB — translated: MHILPAIDREKRFLLPLLAIFLLGMSLTFLTWQNLRQQHLAVEQHIVLAAKTVAMGIEGNLGWRMRGGPRMGMPGSGRPTPEQLLDELLTSPDLVFVGVVGPTGRLILSSDETDAFPPVPQAALDVLREQRQWHEFTKYNDQEVLLYVHQIRAPVARHMHEQFPDRGHPVRGHAFYLVLGLDMSEHLGMYHDARRAALWQGGYVLATVVLLWIGAMKLLQRREQSAKVKELEQFQAKLVDNLPDGLLTVDAEGVIRGANPSAVALLGGDGPLPGRRWIDLALNQQSNPQSNRLDEQRTEPGVEPEPESGPASGPPGMYWRNFSFADRHLEILAVPLRADQRKLGERLVLVRDRTEIKKLEDSLQESERLAAIGRLAAAVAHEIRNPLSALRGFAQFFAGKLAGREPEETYARTMVAEADRLNRVITDLLFLAKPKPPQKSEIRLPELLESVESLLRSDLHRHGIELRPRFVEEHAVWADPDLLKQCLLNLLMNAIQAVAGSEDTTPGVIEVDAERANGGIWIVVRDNGPGMDPQQRQRALEPFYTTRKDGSGLGLAIVHKIVRDHGGRLEISSAPGQGARVSMFFPQDAVPGLESEQAPAVETA
- a CDS encoding M24 family metallopeptidase produces the protein MNFEALERIPEEELARRWERCRSLLRTQLPDAGGVLVFSRMNIYYFTGSWTNGVFWLPVEGRPMLLVRKGIERVRLESGVEHVATYRSFRELSDLAKEAGSPLSEMVGVEMSGLTWALGQGLAKHLSGYDLRSADSVLHQTRAVKTPWELAKMRLAGARHDRCLRELLPERIAPGMTEREISIRIWEVFFSQGHHGLLRMQNHGEEIFLGHVSAGDSANYPSVFDGPVGLRGQHPAVSHMGYAGTVWNAGEPLTLDVGFALEGYQTDKTQVYWAGACEDIPEQARRAHDFCVAVQGWLAENLRPGAVPSRLFQHCWDWAEQEGWSQGFMALGGNKVRFLGHGIGLAIDEWPALAKGFETPLEQGMVLALEPKIGLPGLGMVGVENTFEVTSDGGRCLTGNDFSMVCVAAD
- the mqnC gene encoding cyclic dehypoxanthinyl futalosine synthase translates to MAEQRISAADALGLWNDLNVIEIGALAHAERVAMHPQAVVTYIVDRNINYTNICVSGCRFCAFFRPPGHAEGYVLALDELGEKVRETMALGGRQILLQGGMNPELSLDFYRIMLTFLKREFPEVAVHGFSPPEIVFLSEASGLSVAEVVTRLAAAGLDSIPGGGAEILVDHVRTRISPHKCSAAKWLEVMECAHRQGLKTTATMMFGHGERIEDRLEHLDKLRDLQDQTGGFTAFIPWTFQPRNTQIDVPEASSVEYLKFLALSRLYLDNVPHIQASWVTQGPLVGQMALHWGADDMGSTMIEENVVAAAGVRFLLPEEDLRAIVEGAGFTPMRRRMDYSPA
- a CDS encoding CoA-binding protein, with translation MLNLAELAARLAQVKTIAVLGAKDVPGRPVDRVGRYLINSGFTIFPVHPVRKDVWGLPTYARLRDIPEPIDLVDVFRAPQFCADHARECLELAPLPGIFWMQTGIANHEARELLQAAGVHVIEDLCLMIEHQRLADHG